Proteins from a single region of Carassius gibelio isolate Cgi1373 ecotype wild population from Czech Republic chromosome A5, carGib1.2-hapl.c, whole genome shotgun sequence:
- the LOC127998654 gene encoding homer protein homolog 1 isoform X1, whose product MEGKEMVIRLPGRSCAPGGIGETTVLRHKEVHHFFFLPFREQPIYSTRAHVFQIDPNTKKNWMPTSKHAVTVSYFYDSTRNVYRIISLDGSKAIINSTITPNMNFTKTSHKFGQWADSRANTVYGLGFSSEHHLAKFAEKFAEYKEAARMAKEKSLEKMELASSPSQESPADIHSPLTPPVTADLCRINGTGDDVTLSDVSPNSVLQSDLSPTTPTLAHSPATNKHWEAELAALKSNNAKLTAALLESTANVKQWKQQLAAYQEEAERLHSRVSELESQSSQTNVIKSQKTELNQTIEELECTLKAKEEEMVRLRDEVENAKHLQTQKDELTQKLEETDLRNKELEEQLADLEQRLESSQVDQESLRKNLKTLLEILDGKIFELTELRDNLAKLIEDS is encoded by the exons ATGGAGGGTAAAGAAATGGTGATCCGGCTACCGGGCCGTTCCTGTGCACCAGGAGGAATTGGAGAGACGACGGTGCTCAGGCACAAAGAGGTTCACCACTTTTTCTTCCTGCCTTTCAGGGAGCAGCCCATCTACAGCACCCGGGCACACGTCTTCCAGATAGACCCAAACACTAAAAAGAACTGGATGCCCACCAGCAAGCATGCGGTCACTGTATCTTACTTCTATGACAGTACCAGGAACGTTTACAGGATCATCAGCTTGGACGGATCTAAg gCAATAATAAACAGCACTATCACCCCGAACATGAACTTCACAAAGACATCTCACAAGTTTGGGCAGTGGGCAGACAGCCGTGCCAACACAGTGTATGGGCTGGGCTTCTCCTCTGAGCATCATCTGGCCAAG tttgcagagAAATTTGCAGAGTACAAGGAAGCAGCCAGGATGGCCAAGGAGAAGTCTCTAGAAAAGATGGAGCTGGCAAGTTCACCCTCTCAG GAATCGCCTGCCGACATTCATTCCCCTCTGACTCCACCCGTGACTGCGGACCTCTGCCGTATCAACGGCACTGGCGATGACGTCACTCTGTCTGACGTGTCACCGAATTCTGTGCTCCAATCAGATCTTTCCCCAACCACACCGACCCTTGCACACAG CCCGGCAACCAACAAACACTGGGAAGCAGAGCTCGCAGCACTAAAGAGCAACAATGCCAAGCTCACAGCTGCTCTGCTGGAGTCCACGGCCAACGTCAAACAATGGAAACAGCAACTAGCAGCTTATCAGGAGGAGGCTGAAAGGCTACACAGTCGG GTTTCAGAATTAGAAAGCCAGAGTAGTCAAACCAATGTGATCAAATCCCAGAAAACGGAGCTGAACCAAACAATAGAGGAGCTTGAGTGCACATTAAAGGCAAAAGAAGAG GAAATGGTGCGTTTGAGAGACGAAGTAGAAAATGCAAAGCATCTTCAAACTCAGAAGGATGAACTCACCCAAAAGTTAGAG GAGACAGACTTGCGGAATAAGGAGCTTGAGGAACAGTTGGCTGATCTGGAGCAACGTCTGGAGTCCAGTCAAGTGGACCAGGAGAGCCTTCGCAAGAACCTCAAAACCCTGCTGGAGATTCTGGATGGAAAGATCTTCGAGCTGACAGAGCTGAGAGACAACCTAGCTAAGCTCATAGAGGACAGCTAG
- the LOC127998654 gene encoding homer protein homolog 1 isoform X2: MGEQPIYSTRAHVFQIDPNTKKNWMPTSKHAVTVSYFYDSTRNVYRIISLDGSKAIINSTITPNMNFTKTSHKFGQWADSRANTVYGLGFSSEHHLAKFAEKFAEYKEAARMAKEKSLEKMELASSPSQESPADIHSPLTPPVTADLCRINGTGDDVTLSDVSPNSVLQSDLSPTTPTLAHSPATNKHWEAELAALKSNNAKLTAALLESTANVKQWKQQLAAYQEEAERLHSRVSELESQSSQTNVIKSQKTELNQTIEELECTLKAKEEEMVRLRDEVENAKHLQTQKDELTQKLEETDLRNKELEEQLADLEQRLESSQVDQESLRKNLKTLLEILDGKIFELTELRDNLAKLIEDS; encoded by the exons GGAGCAGCCCATCTACAGCACCCGGGCACACGTCTTCCAGATAGACCCAAACACTAAAAAGAACTGGATGCCCACCAGCAAGCATGCGGTCACTGTATCTTACTTCTATGACAGTACCAGGAACGTTTACAGGATCATCAGCTTGGACGGATCTAAg gCAATAATAAACAGCACTATCACCCCGAACATGAACTTCACAAAGACATCTCACAAGTTTGGGCAGTGGGCAGACAGCCGTGCCAACACAGTGTATGGGCTGGGCTTCTCCTCTGAGCATCATCTGGCCAAG tttgcagagAAATTTGCAGAGTACAAGGAAGCAGCCAGGATGGCCAAGGAGAAGTCTCTAGAAAAGATGGAGCTGGCAAGTTCACCCTCTCAG GAATCGCCTGCCGACATTCATTCCCCTCTGACTCCACCCGTGACTGCGGACCTCTGCCGTATCAACGGCACTGGCGATGACGTCACTCTGTCTGACGTGTCACCGAATTCTGTGCTCCAATCAGATCTTTCCCCAACCACACCGACCCTTGCACACAG CCCGGCAACCAACAAACACTGGGAAGCAGAGCTCGCAGCACTAAAGAGCAACAATGCCAAGCTCACAGCTGCTCTGCTGGAGTCCACGGCCAACGTCAAACAATGGAAACAGCAACTAGCAGCTTATCAGGAGGAGGCTGAAAGGCTACACAGTCGG GTTTCAGAATTAGAAAGCCAGAGTAGTCAAACCAATGTGATCAAATCCCAGAAAACGGAGCTGAACCAAACAATAGAGGAGCTTGAGTGCACATTAAAGGCAAAAGAAGAG GAAATGGTGCGTTTGAGAGACGAAGTAGAAAATGCAAAGCATCTTCAAACTCAGAAGGATGAACTCACCCAAAAGTTAGAG GAGACAGACTTGCGGAATAAGGAGCTTGAGGAACAGTTGGCTGATCTGGAGCAACGTCTGGAGTCCAGTCAAGTGGACCAGGAGAGCCTTCGCAAGAACCTCAAAACCCTGCTGGAGATTCTGGATGGAAAGATCTTCGAGCTGACAGAGCTGAGAGACAACCTAGCTAAGCTCATAGAGGACAGCTAG